A genomic segment from Yimella sp. cx-51 encodes:
- a CDS encoding MFS transporter, which yields MTSQRVDRPLPASAAGLLLLGVVLSAFSLRTAVTSITPLLDEVSGAIGFGPAVAGVLGMVPTAMFAAFGILTPALVRRFGLEHMALASMVLATAGLVTRSLADNVAVLLLTSSCALAGMGIGNVVIPPVIQRFFPARVATLSTAYITVLQLGTLVPPLVAVPLANAHGWRISLGVWAIASAAAVIPWLLLILRSGRKDPHDVPANAATPTGRIWRSPVAWSLALMFAMTSLNTYALFTWLPKILTSAGRDAAYGGVMVSLFAGMGLVSAMIAPQLAARLPNPAVVVIGSVAMFVIGYAGLLWAPQTATPIWVIACGLGPTTFPLALTLINLRTRTAAGSAALSGFSQGVGYTLACLGPVVFGLLHDAFGGWTASFGFLATTLVVMLFAGLQASRPRMLEDTLH from the coding sequence GTGACTTCCCAGCGCGTTGATCGTCCTCTACCCGCCTCGGCCGCCGGCCTCCTGCTGCTCGGCGTTGTGCTCTCGGCTTTCTCGCTGCGCACCGCCGTCACCTCGATCACGCCCCTACTGGACGAGGTGTCGGGCGCGATCGGCTTCGGGCCGGCAGTCGCGGGCGTGCTCGGGATGGTGCCCACGGCGATGTTCGCTGCGTTCGGCATCCTCACGCCCGCCTTGGTGCGACGCTTCGGCCTGGAACACATGGCGCTGGCATCGATGGTGCTGGCCACCGCCGGTCTGGTCACGCGCAGCCTCGCCGACAACGTCGCGGTGCTGCTGCTCACCTCTTCGTGCGCGCTGGCCGGGATGGGCATCGGTAATGTCGTCATTCCCCCGGTGATCCAACGCTTCTTCCCGGCTCGGGTCGCAACCCTCAGCACTGCGTACATCACCGTGCTGCAGTTGGGGACGCTGGTGCCGCCGCTGGTCGCAGTGCCTCTGGCGAATGCTCACGGCTGGCGAATCTCGTTGGGAGTCTGGGCGATTGCATCGGCTGCAGCGGTCATCCCGTGGCTGTTGCTCATTCTGCGCTCCGGCCGCAAAGACCCCCACGACGTGCCGGCGAACGCTGCGACGCCGACCGGCAGGATCTGGCGATCGCCGGTCGCGTGGTCTCTGGCGCTGATGTTCGCGATGACCTCGCTCAACACCTACGCGCTCTTCACCTGGCTGCCGAAGATCCTCACCTCCGCCGGCCGTGACGCCGCGTACGGCGGGGTGATGGTGTCACTGTTCGCCGGTATGGGACTGGTGTCGGCGATGATCGCGCCGCAGCTGGCCGCACGACTGCCCAACCCGGCCGTCGTCGTGATCGGATCAGTGGCGATGTTCGTCATCGGATATGCCGGACTGCTCTGGGCGCCGCAGACCGCCACGCCGATCTGGGTCATCGCTTGTGGGCTCGGGCCCACCACCTTCCCGCTCGCACTCACCCTCATCAACCTGCGGACGCGTACCGCCGCCGGTTCGGCCGCCCTGTCAGGTTTCAGCCAGGGTGTCGGATACACGCTCGCGTGCCTCGGACCGGTCGTCTTCGGGCTGCTGCATGACGCCTTCGGTGGCTGGACCGCGTCCTTCGGATTCCTGGCCACCACGCTCGTGGTGATGCTGTTCGCCGGTCTGCAGGCCTCACGTCCGCGGATGCTGGAAGACACCCTGCACTGA